CTCTTCAACGGCTCTCTCGAATGCCGACTCTTCGAATTCAACATCGTCAGCGGCACGATGCGGAAGCCGAAAGTTGTGACGGAGGCGGCTGCGAGACAGTGATGCGCGGTCAGTGCGGGAGAGACAAGGAGCTTTAAGCCCTTTGTCTGAACGCGAGAGGGAGTTTCCGCTTTTCTTCGTCTCTGGTAAGGTGCCCGTACAATATCGTACCGACCTCGTAACCACGCATAACACTTATGATTGAACGCTACACCCGTCCGGCGATGGGCCGGATTTGGACGGAAGAGAATAGACTAGCCAAGTGGCTAGAGGTCGAACTTTTAGCCTGCGAAGCCCTGACCGAGCGCGGCGAAGTGCCGCGCGAAGCGGTCGCCTTACTGCGCAAAAACGCCAGAGTCAACGTCGCGCGTATGCAGGAAATCGAAGCGCAGACCAAACATGATGTCATCGCTTTCGTCTCTTCCGTGGCTGAAACTGTCGGCGTAGAAGGTCGGTTCTTGCATCTGGGCCTTACCTCCTCGGACGTGATCGATACCGGCTTCGCGGTCCAACTCTGCGAAGCAACGGATCTGTTGTTGAAAGACATTGACGCTCAGCTCGTTGTCCTCAGACGGATGGCAGAAGCCCATGCCCACACGCCGATGATCGGTCGTACGCACGGCGTTCATGCCGAGCCCATCACCTTTGGTCTCAAAGCCGCGCATTGGTACGCGGAGATGAAACGCAATCGTGCTCGTCTCGCGCACGCACGTGAAGAGATCGCCTTTGGCAAAATTTCCGGCGCGGTCGGCACCTTCGCTAATATCGACCCCGCGGTTGAAGCATTCGTCTGTACACGGCTGGGACTGCAACCCGAACCGGTCTCGACGCAGATTGTTCCCCGTGATCGACACGCCGTGTTCTTTTCGACGCTGGCGTTAATCGGCAGCTCCTTGGAGCGCATCGCCACTGAAGTGCGGCATCTGCAACGCACAGAAGTCTTCGAAGTCGAAGAACCGTTTACGCCTGGACAAAAAGGCTCTTCCGCCATGCCACATAAACGCAATCCTTGGCAACTGGAGAATGTCTGCGGTATGGCGCGGCTGCTGCGCGGTTATGCGTTAGCGGCATTCGAGAACGTCCCGCTGTGGCACGAACGCGATATCAGTCATTCCTCGGTCGAGCGCGTCATCGGCCCGGATGCTACGATCGCGCTGGACTTCACGCTGGTGCGTCTGACCGGCATCCTCGACAAACTCGTCATCCATCCCGAACGGATGCGCAAGAACATGGAACTCCTGGGCGAAGCCATTTACTCTGAGCATTTGCTCTTGGCCCTGGTTCGCAAAGGCATCTCGCGCGATGAAGCCTACCGTTGGGTGCAACGCAACGCCATGCGCGTGTGGGAAACCAACGCCTCGTTTATCGCGGAGGTACGGCGCGACCCGGATATTACTAAGCTGCTGACGACGGCAGAGATCGACACCCTCTTCGATATCCACCATGCGTTGAGAAATACTGACACAATCATGCGACGGGTGCTCAGTGAACAATAAGATACGTTCAAGTTCCTCCCCCTCACCCTGTCCCTCTCCTACAAGGGGAGAGGGAACCTGTTTCTGCAAGAGCGGGAAATCTCTATGCTAGCCAAAGTGTACGTCACTCCCAAAAAAGCCATTCTCGATCCGCAGGGGAAAGCGATCGTCCATTCCCTGCACTCCCTGCACTACGACGAAGTCGCCGATGTCCGCATGGGCAAATACCTAGAGCTGCGGCTCACCGGGCTTTCGCGGGGACAAGCTCAGCAGCGGGTAGAAGAGATGTGCAGTCGCCTCTTAGCCAATCTCGTGATCGAAGATTTTCGCTTCGAGATCGTGGAGGAGTAGCGCACCATGAAGTGGGGTGTGATTACCTTTCCCGGCTCTTTAGACGACCGCGATGCCTTTTACTGCCTCGAAGCCGTGTTGGGGCAGCAAGTCGTACCGCTCTGGCATAAAGATCCCGACCTCCACGGTGTCGACGCCATCATCCTGCCGGGCGGTTTCTCGTATGGCGATTATCTCCGCTGCGGTGCGATCGCTCGCTTCTCGCCGGTCATGCAAAGCGTGGTCGATTTCGCTAATGCTGGCGGTCCAGTGATGGGCATGTGCAACGGCTTTCAGATTTTGTGCGAATCCGGCCTCCTTCCCGGCGCGTTGATTCGCAATCAGTCGCTATCGTACATCTGTGAATGGACACGGGTGCGTGTGGAAACCACCAAGACAGTATTCACTGCGGCTTGTCGCGAAGGCGAAATTCTCCGCATTCCGATCAAACACGGCGAAGGCTGCTATGTCGCCGACGACACAGTGCTGCAACAGCTCGAAGACAATGGTCAGGTGGTCTTCCGTTACGTGAACGAGACCGGAGAAGCTACTGAGGCGGCGAACCCGAACGGCGCGCTCCGCAACATCGCCGGCGTCACCAACGCCCACGGAAATGTCGTGGGTCTGATGCCGCATCCCGAGCACGCCGTCGAAGCCCTGCTCGGTAGCAAAGACGGACGGAAACTGTTTACTTCTGTTCTTGCACGTTAAGGACTTATGCACCGCACAATTGCCGTCACCCCTCAAGTCGCTCAGGACCACGGTCTTACGCCAGACGAGTATCAACGTATTCTCAAGACACTTGGTCGCACGCCAACGTTCGAGGAACTCGGCGTGTTCTCGGTCATGTGGTCCGAGCATTGTAGTTATAAAAGCTCGCGTCGCTTCTTGCGGAATCTCCCGACCACCGGGCCGGAAATCCTCCAAGGTCCGGGAGAGAACGCAGGAATCGTCGATGTCGGCGATGGCCTCGCTGTGGTCTTCAAGATCGAGAGCCACAACCATCCCTCGTTCATCGAGCCCTATCATGGCGCGGCGACTGGCGTCGGCGGCATCATCCGCGACGTGTTCACCATGGGTGCCCGCCCCATCGCTTCGCTGAACTCCCTGCGTTTCGGCGACATCACTCATCCCCGCACGCCGTACTTAGTGAAGGGCGTCGTCGCGGGTATCGGAGGATACGGAAAC
This DNA window, taken from Deltaproteobacteria bacterium, encodes the following:
- a CDS encoding adenylosuccinate lyase, with product MIERYTRPAMGRIWTEENRLAKWLEVELLACEALTERGEVPREAVALLRKNARVNVARMQEIEAQTKHDVIAFVSSVAETVGVEGRFLHLGLTSSDVIDTGFAVQLCEATDLLLKDIDAQLVVLRRMAEAHAHTPMIGRTHGVHAEPITFGLKAAHWYAEMKRNRARLAHAREEIAFGKISGAVGTFANIDPAVEAFVCTRLGLQPEPVSTQIVPRDRHAVFFSTLALIGSSLERIATEVRHLQRTEVFEVEEPFTPGQKGSSAMPHKRNPWQLENVCGMARLLRGYALAAFENVPLWHERDISHSSVERVIGPDATIALDFTLVRLTGILDKLVIHPERMRKNMELLGEAIYSEHLLLALVRKGISRDEAYRWVQRNAMRVWETNASFIAEVRRDPDITKLLTTAEIDTLFDIHHALRNTDTIMRRVLSEQ
- the purS gene encoding phosphoribosylformylglycinamidine synthase subunit PurS translates to MLAKVYVTPKKAILDPQGKAIVHSLHSLHYDEVADVRMGKYLELRLTGLSRGQAQQRVEEMCSRLLANLVIEDFRFEIVEE
- the purQ gene encoding phosphoribosylformylglycinamidine synthase subunit PurQ yields the protein MKWGVITFPGSLDDRDAFYCLEAVLGQQVVPLWHKDPDLHGVDAIILPGGFSYGDYLRCGAIARFSPVMQSVVDFANAGGPVMGMCNGFQILCESGLLPGALIRNQSLSYICEWTRVRVETTKTVFTAACREGEILRIPIKHGEGCYVADDTVLQQLEDNGQVVFRYVNETGEATEAANPNGALRNIAGVTNAHGNVVGLMPHPEHAVEALLGSKDGRKLFTSVLAR